In Kogia breviceps isolate mKogBre1 chromosome 19, mKogBre1 haplotype 1, whole genome shotgun sequence, a single genomic region encodes these proteins:
- the USP36 gene encoding ubiquitin carboxyl-terminal hydrolase 36: MPIVDKLKEALRPGRRDSADDGELGKLLASSARKVLLQKLEFEPASKSFSYQLESLKSKYVLLNPRTEGAGCHRSGDEPQARTQGSEHAYESCGDGVPAPQKVLFPVERLSLRWGRVYRVGAGLHNLGNTCFLNSTVQCLTYTPPLANYLLSKEHTRGCHQGSFCMLCVMQNHIIQAFANSGNAIKPVSFIRDLRKIARHFRFGNQEDAHEFLRYTIDAMQKACLSGCAKLDRQTQATTLVHQIFGGYLRSRVKCSVCKSVSDTYDPYLDVALEIRQAANIVRALELFVKPDVLSGENAYMCAKCKKKVPASKRFTIHRTSNVLTLSLKRFANFSGGKITKDVGYPEFLNIRPYMSQSNGEPVMYGLYAVLVHSGYSCHAGHYYCYVKASSGQWYQMNDSFVHSSNIKVVLNQQAYVLFYLRIPGSKKSPEGSICRTASSLPGHPRVVPDHARKNISNGTTSSSVTGKRPDPVTMKKPQTPEELGVPVARNGSVSGLKSQNGYTPPKPPLGFPSPKLCKTPTHAPTVLDEPGKKVKKPAPPQHFSPPLKTSPGPPGAGELGGSRCEGRRPGSWDGRATLSTSPRPPAARTANGLGPKVGDEGPAAERRGSSPERPAGGGPARPPPAPQSGAAPLGDSQGTHPAGPTKVLPAREDAELVKAKCPDLSSASPEPANTMSPPPAKKLALSARKASTLRRATGNDLRPPPLSPSSDLTFPRKPTHPVVASTWPVSTIRAVSPAPRPSSHLKPPLGPRSPSLSSSPPPLGTSDPQSHLPASAPLPQVNGGFRAPSHQLPEASEPPQGLCKKRKKTRVGETQGQGSETCTAVAAPPGPPRKRRRRKRRHTGDTDASPLQAGRTPGPPWSPVHSKEGQAEPPAGRLEEEGGQQPGNGWPVGCVSDGHHVSRRKRRRKGAEGLGEDCLRRDHPPRHGSCSSSDVVQPETIAASPRKKKKKKRKQESQQEVEENEPECQRGSVVPGSRPGTAVNGQAPGGPTGLGQAPLVSWDRERESDVVQELLKYSSDKAYGRRVLTWDGEVSAVSQDAIQESRLARMATVIDDWDEEFDRGKEKKLKKFKREKKRNFNAFQKLQSRRNFWSVTHPAKASSLSYRR, translated from the exons ATGCCCATAGTCGACAAGCTGAAGGAAGCCCTCAGGCCTGGCCGCAGGGACTCGGCTGACGATGGGGAGCTGGGAAAGCTTCTGGCCTCCTCTGCCAGGAAGGTCCTTCTGCAGAAGCTGGAGTTTGAGCCAGCCAGCAAGAGTTTCTCCTACCAGCTGGAGTCACTGAAGAGCAAATACGTGCTGCTGAACCCCAGGACAGAGGGAGCCGGCTGCCACAGGAGTGGGGATGAGCCGCAGGCCAGGACACAGG gCAGCGAGCACGCGTACGAGAGCTGCGGTGACGGCGTCCCCGCGCCCCAGAAGGTGCTCTTCCCTGTGGAGCGGCTGTCGCTGCGCTGGGGGCGCGTCTACCGTGTGGGCGCGGGGCTGCACAACCTCGGCAACACCTGCTTCCTCAACTCCACTGTGCAGTGCTTGACCTACACGCCGCCCCTGGCCAACTATCTGCTCTCCAAGGAGCACACGCGAGGCT GTCACCAGGGAAGCTTCTGCATGCTGTGCGTCATGCAGAACCACATCATCCAGGCCTTCGCCAACAGTGGCAATGCCATCAAGCCCGTGTCCTTCATCCGAGACCTCAGAA aGATCGCCCGGCATTTCCGCTTTGGGAACCAAGAGGATGCACACGAGTTTCTGCGGTACACCATTGACGCCATGCAGAAGGCCTGCTTGAGCGGCTGTGCCAA GTTGGATCGTCAGACGCAGGCTACAACTTTGGTCCATCAGATTTTTGGAGGCTATCTCCGATCGCGAG TGAAGTGCTCCGTGTGCAAGAGCGTCTCAGACACCTACGATCCCTACTTGGATGTGGCGCTGGAGATTCGG CAAGCTGCAAATATCGTGCGTGCCCTGGAACTTTTTGTGAAACCAGATGTCCTGAGTGGAGAGAACGCCTATATGTGTGCGAA ATGCAAGAAGAAGGTTCCGGCCAGCAAGCGGTTCACCATCCACAGGACGTCCAACGTCCTGACACTCTCTCTCAAGCGCTTTGCCAACTTCAGTGGGGGGAAGATCACCAAG GATGTGGGATATCCGGAATTCCTGAACATCCGTCCGTATATGTCCCAGAGTAATGGTGAGCCTGTCATGTACGGGCTGTATGCTGTCCTCGTCCACTCGGGCTATAGCTGCCATGCCGGGCACTATTACTGCTACGTGAAG GCAAGCAGTGGACAGTGGTACCAGATGAACGACTCCTTTGTCCACTCCAGCAACATCAAGGTGGTTCTGAACCAGCAGGCCTACGTCCTCTTCTACCTGCG GATTCCAGGCTCTAAGAAGAGTCCTGAGGGCTCCATCTGCAGGACAGCCTCCTCGCTTCCCGGCCACCCCAGGGTGGTTCCAGACCACGCCAGGAAGAATATCAGCAATGGGACCACATCCTCATCAGTGACTGGAAAG AGACCAGACCCTGTGACAATGAAGAAGCCTCAGACCCCTGAAGAGCTCGGGGTGCCTGTTGCCAGGAATGGCTCTGTGTCAGGCCTGAAGTCTCAGAATGGATACACTCCTCCCAAGCCACCCCTGGGGTTCCCTTCCCCCAAACTCTGCAAAACGCCTACCCACGCGCCGACCGTTCTGGATGAGCCTGGAAAGAAAGTCAAGAAACCAGCCCCCCCGCAGCACTTCTCCCCACCGCTCAAAACCTCCCCGGGGCCCCCTGGCGCTGGCGAACTGGGTGGCAGCAGGTGTGAGGGCCGCAGGCCCGGCTCCTGGGACGGCAGGGCCACCCTCTCTACCTCACCTCGGCCCCCGGCCGCCAGGACCGCCAACGGGCTCGGGCCCAAGGTGGGTGATGAGGGCCCCGCCGCCGAGAGGAGGGGCTCCAGCCCTGAGCGCCCTGCTGGCGGTGGCCCCGCCAggccccccccggccccccagaGTGGAGCCGCCCCTCTTGGCGATTCTCAGGGAACCCACCCTGCTGGCCCCACCAAGGTGCTGCCGGCCCGAGAGGACGCGGAGCTGGTGAAGGCCAAGTGCCCTGACCTGAGCAGCGCCTCCCCCGAGCCCGCCAACACTATGTCTCCTCCACCGGCCAAAAAGCTGGCCCTTTCTGCCAGGAAG GCCAGCACCCTGCGGAGGGCAACCGGCAATGACCTCCGTCCACCTCCCCTCTCTCCATCCTCCGACCTCACCTTCCCCCGGAAACCCACTCACCCCGTCGTCGCCTCCACCTGGCCTGTCAGTACAATCCG GGCTGTGTCACCTGCTCCGAGACCATCCAGCCATCTGAAGCCCCCCCTTGGCCCCCGCTCCCCGTCACTGTCCAGCAGCCCCCCGCCTCTTGGGACATCGGACCCACAGAGCCACTTGCCCGCCTCTGCACCCCTGCCTCAGGTCAACGGGGGCTTCCGGGCCCCCTCACACCAGCTGCCGGAGGCCAGCGAGCCCCCCCAGGGTCtctgtaagaagaggaagaagacccGCGTAGGAGAGACCCAGGGCCAGGGCTCAGAGACCTGCACGGCTGTGGCGGCCCCTCCCGGGCCTcccagaaagaggaggaggaggaagaggaggcacaCGGGGGACACGGACGCCTCCCCTCTGCAGGCGGGGCGCACGCCGGGGCCGCCCTGGAGCCCCGTGCACAGCAAGGAGGGTCAGGCAGAGCCACCGGCGGGCAGACTGGAGGAAGAGGGCGGACAGCAGCCAGGGAATGGCTGGCCCGTGGGATGTGTGAGTGACGGCCACCACGTGAGccgcaggaagaggaggaggaagggagctgAAGGCCTTGGTGAAGACTGCCTCCGCCGGGACCACCCGCCTCGGCATGG GAGCTGCTCTTCCTCAGATGTCGTCCAGCCAGAGACCATTGCAGCATcaccaaggaaaaagaaaaagaaaaaaaggaagcaggagtCACAGCAGGAAGTAGAAGAGAATGAGCCTGAGTGCCAGAGGGGCTCTGTAGTCCCTGGGAGCAGGCCAGGGACAGCTGTGAATGGCCAGGCTCCCGGAGGCCCCACAG GGCTGGGACAGGCTCCTCTTGTATcctgggacagagagagagaatctgatGTGGTCCAGGAATTGCTCAAATATTCATCTGATAAAGCTTATGGGAGAAGAG TTTTGACGTGGGACGGCGAGGTGTCAGCTGTCAGTCAGGACGCCATTCAGGAGAGCAGGCTGGCCCGCATGGCCACAGTCATTGATGACTGGGACGAAGAGTTCGACCGAGGGAAG gaaaagaaattgaaaaaattcaagagagagaagaaaagaaacttcaACGCCTTCCAGAAACTTCAGAGTAGACGGAACTTTTGGTCTGTGACTCATCCAGCGAAGGCTTCCAGTCTCAGCTATCGCCGCTGA